The Nitrospira sp. KM1 genome includes a window with the following:
- the glgP gene encoding alpha-glucan family phosphorylase: protein MNASQGSPPMIPRSLARLTELSQNLWWSWTVEARQLFEAIDPTLWYLTQHNPVKMLSDVKPERLIKLGDDPSYLRQYSAVIKLFDEYRANGRSWFGTQHKPSLHNTIAYFSAEFGLHTSIPIYSGGLGILAGDHCKEASDLGIPLVGIGFMYPQGYFRQRITAEGWQEAAYSAFNREDSPIHPALTPSGEPCRITVEMGGRIVAAVVWKVQVGRVPLYLIDTDVPENSPENRALSARLYGGDQEMRLCQEILLGIGGVRVLRALGIDPSVWHANEGHSAFLTLERLREFVEKGCSHAEASEQVRMSTVFTTHTPVPAGHDVFPHHLMDRYFDGFWDLIGLSREEFLRLGETPESSGNGFNMTALVIRLSAHINGVSREHGRVSRSMWEHFWPGLPTEEVPIRSITNGVHAPTWISPELNRLYCKSLSPTWSESCDDPALWQRVMDIPDDELWAMRQTMKRKLMGFVRERARSGWISGALQPSQVLTRGTLLDPEALTIGFARRFATYKRATLLFRDLERLKRLLQDTWRPVQLIFAGKAHPADEPGRFFIHEVLNFCHDHKLGGQIAFLEDYEMHMAKYLVQGVDVWLNTPRYPMEASGTSGMKAALNGAVNLSILDGWWQEGYNGANGWGIQPLIDNPDVQAQDQHDAEQLYRILEHEVVPLFYQRDLDGIPRGWLQLVKESIRTVAPTFCTKRMVKDYVEILYTPAMVHAPSSW, encoded by the coding sequence ATGAACGCCTCACAGGGTTCTCCGCCGATGATTCCGCGCAGCCTCGCCCGGTTAACGGAACTTTCACAAAATCTGTGGTGGAGTTGGACGGTAGAAGCCCGGCAGCTGTTTGAAGCGATTGATCCGACTCTTTGGTACCTCACTCAGCACAATCCAGTAAAGATGCTGTCGGATGTCAAGCCGGAACGTTTGATCAAACTAGGAGACGACCCTTCATACCTCCGACAGTACTCTGCGGTGATTAAATTGTTCGATGAATACCGCGCAAACGGCAGGAGCTGGTTCGGCACACAGCACAAGCCATCGCTTCACAACACGATTGCATACTTTTCAGCGGAGTTCGGCCTCCATACCTCAATTCCGATTTACAGCGGCGGATTGGGCATCCTTGCGGGTGACCACTGCAAAGAAGCCAGTGATCTGGGCATCCCTCTGGTCGGCATTGGGTTCATGTATCCACAGGGTTATTTCAGGCAGCGTATCACGGCGGAAGGATGGCAGGAAGCGGCCTATTCTGCTTTCAATCGTGAAGATTCTCCCATCCATCCCGCGCTGACTCCGTCGGGAGAGCCTTGCCGGATTACAGTGGAAATGGGAGGGAGGATCGTCGCAGCAGTCGTGTGGAAGGTTCAAGTCGGCCGAGTCCCGCTCTACCTCATCGACACGGATGTTCCGGAAAACAGCCCGGAAAACCGGGCACTCTCTGCTCGCTTATACGGCGGAGATCAGGAAATGCGGCTGTGTCAGGAAATATTGTTGGGGATCGGTGGAGTCCGTGTTCTCCGAGCACTTGGAATTGATCCGTCGGTCTGGCACGCCAATGAAGGCCATTCAGCCTTCCTCACCCTGGAACGGCTTCGTGAATTCGTTGAGAAGGGCTGTTCGCACGCGGAAGCAAGCGAACAGGTGCGCATGAGCACTGTATTTACTACGCACACACCGGTACCCGCAGGCCACGACGTATTCCCTCACCATCTGATGGATCGGTATTTTGACGGATTTTGGGATCTGATCGGTTTGTCAAGGGAAGAATTCCTTCGCCTCGGCGAGACACCGGAATCCAGCGGGAACGGCTTCAACATGACGGCACTTGTGATCCGCCTCTCCGCCCACATCAACGGAGTGAGTCGTGAACATGGCCGTGTCAGCCGCTCCATGTGGGAGCACTTCTGGCCAGGTCTACCGACAGAAGAAGTACCCATTCGAAGTATTACGAACGGTGTCCACGCCCCGACGTGGATTTCACCAGAGCTTAACCGCTTGTATTGTAAATCGCTCAGTCCCACGTGGAGCGAGAGCTGCGATGACCCTGCCCTGTGGCAGCGGGTCATGGACATTCCAGACGACGAACTTTGGGCGATGCGTCAAACGATGAAGCGAAAACTCATGGGGTTCGTCAGAGAACGCGCGCGGAGCGGTTGGATCAGCGGTGCCCTTCAACCCTCACAAGTGCTGACTCGCGGTACTCTTCTCGATCCGGAAGCACTCACCATAGGGTTTGCCAGACGCTTTGCCACGTACAAACGGGCGACGTTGTTGTTTCGAGACCTTGAGCGATTAAAAAGACTGCTGCAAGATACCTGGAGACCCGTTCAGCTGATTTTTGCCGGCAAAGCTCATCCGGCCGACGAACCGGGCCGTTTCTTTATCCATGAAGTGCTCAATTTCTGCCACGATCACAAGCTGGGCGGACAAATCGCTTTTCTCGAAGACTATGAAATGCACATGGCGAAGTATCTGGTTCAAGGAGTAGACGTCTGGTTGAACACGCCACGGTATCCGATGGAGGCCAGCGGAACAAGCGGGATGAAGGCCGCGCTCAATGGAGCCGTCAATCTCAGCATCCTGGATGGCTGGTGGCAGGAAGGCTATAACGGTGCCAATGGGTGGGGTATCCAACCTTTGATCGATAATCCGGATGTGCAGGCCCAAGATCAACATGATGCCGAGCAGTTGTATCGCATCCTAGAACACGAAGTCGTACCACTCTTCTATCAGCGAGACCTCGACGGCATACCCCGCGGATGGCTCCAGCTTGTGAAAGAAAGTATCCGCACGGTGGCTCCAACGTTTTGCACCAAACGCATGGTCAAAGATTATGTGGAGATCCTTTATACGCCGGCCATGGTCCATGCTCCGTCTTCCTGGTGA
- a CDS encoding ATP-dependent helicase, with amino-acid sequence MNRDVTPYILKRSADDATPRRLSIDYARLLNAQQLAAVTAGDGPSLVIAGAGSGKTRTLVYRVAYLIDSGVDPSNILLLTFTRKSAQEMLDRAGELIGGRSANVCGGTFHSVANMLLRRYGRAIGLVPGFTILDRGDAEDLIAMVRSQLGLNEKDKRFPRKGTIAEMFSKSENTLRTLDDIVIEEFSHFADHLDALAQLQQGYRLAKQQRQLVDYDDLLVALRRLLTEDQASRQSISRLFRYILVDEYQDTNRLQADVIRNLAATHQNVMVVGDDSQSIYAFRGATFKNIMEFPNLFPGTTIYKLEENYRSTQPILNLANCIIEQAVEKYTKQLFTRKLDGPLPTLAEAAGENAQSRFIAQKILELRDEGVPLSEVAVLFRSSFHSFDLEIQLSRQGLPFTKRGGVKFIETAHVKDVLAHLRVAANSLDSVSWHRVLMLVEGIGPKKAQDLLGAVLNSNRGYQILREVSGRSAVGLKNLATMLEGLSGSNLETAEQVSHAYEYYLPILKEQYDDYPKRIRDLDHLHTIAEGYPDVTRFLADLALEPPDGSEIGVDATDRDDERMVLSTIHSAKGLEWQCVFVIWVVDGRFPSVYSFVTDEELEEERRLFYVAVTRAKRYLYLTYPINIFDKNSGMLLSKPTRFLDHVSPALFDQLALIEEGSHGDWSGYQEDHF; translated from the coding sequence ATGAATCGGGACGTCACGCCGTATATTTTAAAGCGGTCGGCCGACGACGCGACTCCGCGTCGGCTATCAATTGACTACGCGCGTCTTCTGAACGCACAGCAACTGGCAGCTGTCACCGCGGGAGATGGGCCTTCTCTGGTTATCGCGGGGGCGGGAAGCGGAAAGACCCGCACGCTGGTGTATCGTGTCGCATATCTCATCGATTCGGGAGTCGATCCATCCAATATTCTTCTATTGACCTTTACGAGAAAATCGGCTCAAGAGATGTTGGATCGGGCAGGAGAATTGATTGGAGGCAGGAGCGCGAACGTGTGTGGCGGAACATTTCATTCCGTCGCAAATATGTTATTGCGTCGATATGGCCGCGCCATAGGGTTGGTGCCGGGATTTACCATATTGGATCGTGGCGATGCCGAGGATTTGATCGCCATGGTCAGATCTCAATTGGGGCTGAACGAAAAGGACAAGCGCTTTCCCCGTAAGGGCACCATTGCGGAAATGTTCAGTAAAAGCGAAAACACGCTGCGCACGCTTGATGACATCGTCATTGAAGAGTTCAGTCATTTCGCCGACCATCTGGATGCGTTGGCTCAATTGCAGCAAGGGTATCGACTTGCGAAACAGCAACGGCAGTTGGTGGATTATGACGATCTCTTAGTCGCATTGCGCCGGTTATTGACGGAAGACCAGGCGTCGCGCCAATCGATCTCCCGACTGTTTCGATATATTCTCGTCGACGAATATCAGGATACGAATCGTTTGCAGGCCGACGTGATCAGGAATCTGGCGGCGACTCACCAGAATGTCATGGTTGTGGGCGATGACAGCCAGTCGATCTATGCATTCCGCGGCGCCACCTTCAAGAATATTATGGAGTTCCCGAACCTGTTTCCCGGCACGACTATTTATAAGCTGGAAGAGAATTATCGAAGCACGCAACCGATTCTAAACTTGGCGAACTGTATCATTGAGCAAGCGGTCGAGAAATACACTAAACAGTTGTTTACCAGGAAGCTCGACGGTCCTCTTCCCACCTTGGCAGAAGCGGCCGGAGAAAATGCGCAATCACGATTCATTGCACAGAAAATCCTGGAACTGCGGGACGAAGGCGTGCCGCTCAGCGAGGTCGCGGTGCTCTTCCGGTCGAGCTTCCATTCATTTGACCTGGAAATCCAATTGTCACGTCAGGGATTGCCGTTCACGAAACGGGGCGGGGTCAAGTTCATTGAAACGGCGCACGTGAAGGATGTGCTTGCCCATTTACGGGTTGCGGCAAACTCCCTCGATTCGGTGAGTTGGCATCGGGTTTTGATGCTGGTCGAGGGTATCGGACCCAAGAAGGCCCAGGATCTGCTGGGAGCCGTCCTGAACTCGAACCGGGGGTATCAGATACTGCGTGAGGTGAGCGGTCGATCAGCGGTCGGCTTGAAAAATCTGGCCACCATGCTCGAAGGTCTTTCCGGGTCGAACCTGGAGACGGCCGAGCAAGTCAGTCATGCGTATGAATATTACCTTCCCATTCTCAAAGAGCAATACGACGACTATCCAAAGCGGATCCGAGACCTGGATCATCTTCACACGATCGCCGAGGGGTATCCGGATGTTACCCGATTTCTAGCCGATCTCGCGCTTGAGCCGCCGGATGGAAGCGAAATTGGAGTGGACGCCACGGATCGTGATGACGAACGGATGGTGCTGTCGACAATTCATTCGGCTAAAGGGCTGGAATGGCAGTGTGTGTTTGTCATTTGGGTCGTTGACGGAAGGTTCCCCTCGGTGTACTCCTTTGTGACTGATGAGGAACTGGAAGAGGAACGCAGATTATTTTATGTCGCGGTGACTCGCGCAAAGCGATATTTATATCTCACGTATCCCATCAATATATTCGACAAAAACAGCGGCATGCTCCTTTCAAAGCCCACGCGTTTTCTCGACCATGTCTCTCCCGCCCTCTTCGATCAACTGGCGTTGATTGAAGAGGGAAGTCATGGCGACTGGTCAGGATATCAAGAAGATCACTTCTAA
- the tuf gene encoding elongation factor Tu: MAKAKFERKKPHVNIGTIGHVDHGKTTLTAALTKVCADKGMAKFISYDEVAKASESQGRRDATKIMTIAISHVEYETDKRHYAHVDCPGHADYVKNMITGAAQMDGAILVVSAADGPMPQTREHILLARQVGVPYIVVFLNKADKVDDKELLDLVELEVRELLSKYDFPGEKTPIIQGSALKAMEGDGGPLGVPAIMKLLDSVDSYIPTPQRPIDKPFLMPIEDVFTISGRGTVVTGRCERGIVKVGDEIEIVGLKPTQSTVVTGVEMFRKVLDEGQAGDNIGVLLRGTKKEDVERGMVLSKPKSITPHTKFKAEIYVLTKEEGGRHTPFFNGYRPQFYFRTTDVTGIVSLNPGVEMVMPGDNVSVSAELISPIAMDQGLRFAVREGGKTVGSGVVTEILA, encoded by the coding sequence ATGGCGAAGGCGAAATTTGAGCGGAAGAAGCCGCATGTGAATATCGGGACGATCGGGCACGTGGACCACGGAAAGACGACGTTGACAGCGGCCTTAACGAAGGTGTGTGCGGACAAGGGGATGGCGAAGTTCATCAGCTATGACGAAGTGGCGAAGGCGTCGGAGAGCCAGGGCCGGCGGGACGCGACGAAGATCATGACGATCGCCATCAGTCACGTGGAGTACGAGACGGACAAGCGGCACTATGCGCATGTGGACTGTCCGGGGCACGCCGACTACGTGAAGAATATGATCACGGGAGCGGCCCAGATGGACGGGGCGATCCTGGTGGTCAGTGCGGCGGACGGGCCGATGCCGCAGACGCGGGAGCACATCTTATTGGCGCGCCAAGTCGGGGTGCCCTACATCGTGGTGTTCTTGAACAAGGCGGACAAGGTCGATGACAAGGAGTTGTTGGACCTGGTGGAATTGGAAGTGCGGGAGTTGCTCTCGAAGTATGATTTTCCGGGCGAGAAGACGCCGATCATCCAGGGGAGCGCCTTGAAGGCGATGGAAGGCGACGGGGGTCCGCTGGGGGTGCCGGCGATCATGAAATTGCTCGATTCGGTGGACAGCTATATTCCGACGCCGCAACGGCCGATCGACAAGCCGTTTTTGATGCCGATCGAAGACGTGTTTACGATCAGCGGCCGGGGCACGGTGGTGACGGGCCGCTGTGAGCGGGGCATCGTGAAGGTGGGGGATGAAATCGAGATCGTGGGGTTGAAGCCGACGCAGAGCACGGTGGTGACGGGGGTGGAGATGTTCCGCAAGGTGCTCGACGAGGGGCAGGCGGGCGACAACATCGGGGTGCTGCTGCGGGGGACGAAGAAAGAGGACGTGGAGCGGGGGATGGTGCTCTCGAAGCCGAAGAGTATTACGCCGCATACGAAGTTCAAGGCGGAGATTTATGTGCTGACGAAGGAAGAAGGGGGACGGCATACGCCGTTCTTCAACGGGTACCGGCCGCAGTTTTACTTCCGGACGACGGATGTGACGGGGATCGTGTCGTTGAATCCGGGGGTGGAGATGGTGATGCCGGGGGACAATGTGAGCGTGTCGGCGGAGTTGATCAGCCCGATTGCGATGGATCAGGGGTTGCGCTTTGCCGTGCGTGAGGGCGGCAAGACCGTCGGCTCCGGCGTCGTCACCGAAATCCTGGCGTAA
- the rpmG gene encoding 50S ribosomal protein L33 gives MREIIDLACTACKQRNYSTNKNKKNDPDRLERNKFCKFCRKHTAHKEVK, from the coding sequence ATGCGAGAAATTATCGACTTAGCCTGTACGGCCTGCAAGCAGCGGAATTATTCGACCAATAAGAACAAGAAGAACGATCCCGATCGGTTGGAGCGAAATAAGTTCTGCAAGTTTTGCCGAAAGCACACGGCTCACAAAGAAGTGAAATAA
- the secE gene encoding preprotein translocase subunit SecE, which translates to MMFKRMIDSVKGFLSDVRTELKKVSFPTKAETIGSTTVVIVFCVLMSVYLSVIDSFLVWLVGKIL; encoded by the coding sequence ATGATGTTTAAGCGGATGATTGATTCAGTAAAGGGATTTCTTTCCGATGTACGAACGGAGTTGAAGAAAGTTTCGTTTCCGACAAAGGCTGAGACCATTGGGTCCACGACAGTCGTCATCGTGTTTTGTGTGCTGATGTCGGTCTATTTATCGGTCATTGATTCATTTCTGGTGTGGCTGGTCGGAAAGATTCTCTAG
- the nusG gene encoding transcription termination/antitermination protein NusG, which translates to MDKNWYVIHTYAGFEGRVKTSLLERANQMNLSEKLGQVLVPTEDVIEIKDGKRRTSRRKFFPGYVLVELETPLTNETLQMIKETPKVTGFVGGGAQPTPLTNDEVAELLKQVDAGSAGPREQVKFIKSDNVRIVDGPFLGFNGMVDEVDQDHSRLKVMVSIFGRSTPVELGFLQVERI; encoded by the coding sequence ATGGACAAGAACTGGTATGTGATTCACACCTACGCGGGTTTTGAAGGACGAGTCAAAACCAGTTTACTCGAGCGAGCCAATCAAATGAATTTATCTGAAAAGCTCGGGCAGGTCCTTGTCCCCACTGAAGATGTGATTGAAATCAAGGACGGGAAAAGGCGGACATCGCGGAGGAAGTTCTTCCCCGGATATGTCCTCGTCGAACTTGAAACGCCTCTGACGAATGAAACGCTGCAGATGATCAAGGAAACACCGAAAGTGACGGGATTCGTTGGCGGTGGGGCGCAACCCACGCCCTTAACGAACGATGAGGTCGCGGAACTTCTCAAGCAAGTCGACGCCGGCAGTGCCGGTCCTCGTGAACAGGTAAAGTTCATCAAGAGCGACAATGTGCGAATCGTCGACGGTCCGTTCCTCGGTTTCAACGGCATGGTGGATGAGGTGGATCAAGACCACAGCCGGCTCAAGGTCATGGTCAGCATTTTTGGTCGCTCAACGCCCGTTGAGCTTGGATTTTTACAGGTGGAACGCATTTAG
- the rplK gene encoding 50S ribosomal protein L11 translates to MAKEVSAQIKLQIPAGKANPAPPVGPSLGQHGVNIMEFCKQFNAKTQKEGDSIIPVIITVYKDRTFTFVMKTPPASDLLKKAAGIIKGSGVPQKDKVGKITRKQLDEIAQKKMADLNAADLEGAVKIIEGTARSMGVVIQG, encoded by the coding sequence ATGGCGAAGGAAGTGTCAGCGCAGATTAAGTTGCAGATTCCGGCCGGTAAAGCGAATCCCGCTCCTCCGGTGGGACCGTCCTTGGGTCAGCACGGCGTGAATATCATGGAGTTTTGCAAGCAGTTCAACGCCAAAACCCAGAAAGAGGGTGACAGTATCATTCCGGTGATCATCACCGTCTATAAGGACCGGACGTTCACATTTGTGATGAAGACACCCCCGGCCTCCGATTTGCTGAAAAAGGCGGCCGGAATCATCAAAGGGTCCGGAGTTCCTCAAAAGGACAAAGTCGGGAAGATTACGCGCAAGCAGCTGGACGAGATCGCGCAAAAGAAAATGGCCGATCTCAATGCGGCCGACTTGGAAGGCGCAGTGAAGATTATCGAAGGAACCGCACGGAGCATGGGTGTCGTGATTCAAGGGTAA
- the rplA gene encoding 50S ribosomal protein L1, which yields MGKKMKSAMEKVEERQYPLREAVDLVKSSAYAKFDESVDLAIRLGVDPKRSDQMVRGTTSLPHGTGKKLRVLVFAKGEKEQEARQAGADYVGSDDLMEKIKGGWMDFDCAISTPDLMAAVGKLGKVLGPRGLMPNPKTGTVTFEVGKAVGEIRKGRVEYKVEKAGIVQVPVGKVSFKAEQLFDNASAILEAVVKAKPSSCKGRYLKSVTLSSTMGPGVRLDAVALTKQWS from the coding sequence ATGGGAAAGAAAATGAAAAGTGCGATGGAAAAGGTCGAGGAACGCCAGTACCCGCTGCGCGAAGCGGTTGACCTGGTCAAATCGTCGGCTTATGCCAAATTCGATGAATCGGTTGATTTGGCGATCCGCCTCGGAGTGGATCCGAAACGCTCGGATCAGATGGTGCGCGGGACGACCTCTTTGCCTCACGGAACGGGGAAAAAACTTCGTGTCCTGGTGTTCGCCAAGGGAGAGAAGGAACAGGAAGCACGCCAGGCCGGCGCTGATTATGTAGGTTCTGATGACCTGATGGAGAAAATCAAAGGCGGGTGGATGGATTTCGATTGTGCCATCTCGACTCCGGATCTTATGGCCGCCGTGGGCAAGCTCGGGAAGGTTCTGGGGCCTCGCGGCCTGATGCCCAATCCGAAAACGGGTACCGTCACGTTCGAAGTGGGAAAGGCCGTGGGCGAGATCCGAAAGGGCCGTGTCGAGTACAAGGTCGAAAAGGCCGGTATCGTTCAGGTTCCGGTGGGAAAAGTGTCTTTCAAGGCGGAGCAGCTGTTCGACAATGCCTCGGCTATTCTCGAGGCGGTCGTCAAAGCAAAACCGTCTTCTTGTAAGGGCCGGTATCTCAAGAGCGTGACTCTTTCAAGCACGATGGGGCCTGGAGTGAGATTGGATGCCGTTGCGCTGACGAAGCAGTGGAGTTAA
- the rplL gene encoding 50S ribosomal protein L7/L12, producing the protein MSQEELIKAIESMSVLDLAELVKGLEDRFGVTAAAPMAMAAAPAAGGAAAAPAEEKTAFDVILASAPADKKIQVIKVVRELTSLGLKEAKDLVEGAPKPVKTGVAKEEADTMKKKLEESGAKVEIK; encoded by the coding sequence TTGTCGCAAGAGGAATTGATCAAGGCGATTGAGAGCATGAGCGTGCTCGATCTCGCAGAATTGGTCAAAGGTCTGGAAGATCGCTTTGGAGTCACGGCCGCGGCTCCAATGGCCATGGCCGCAGCGCCTGCCGCCGGTGGTGCCGCTGCCGCTCCCGCAGAAGAAAAGACGGCGTTCGACGTCATTCTGGCTTCCGCTCCGGCCGATAAGAAAATCCAAGTCATCAAGGTTGTTCGTGAGCTGACCAGCCTGGGATTGAAGGAGGCCAAAGATCTGGTCGAAGGCGCTCCGAAGCCTGTCAAGACCGGTGTGGCGAAGGAAGAAGCCGATACGATGAAGAAGAAGCTTGAGGAGAGCGGCGCGAAAGTCGAGATCAAGTAG